GCCAGTTCTCGGGTCCGACGGCGCCCGTCGGCTCGCGCATGTAGCCGCGGCACGCGAGCTCCATCTGGATCGCATGTACGCCATCCTCGGGCCGACCGTACTCGCGGGTGATGAAGCCGCCCTTGAAGCGGCCGTTGCTGACCCAGCTCAGGCCGGAGGCGGCGCAGCGCCGCGCCGTGCCCTCCGCCAGCGCCGGATCGCAGCTGGCGCCGCTGTTCGTGCCGATGTTGAATTGCGGCAGCTCGCCGTCGAACAGGCGCGGGATGCCGGAGCGGATCGAGTGGCAGTCATAGACCACGACCGTCGGATGGTGCCTGCGCAGCCGGGCGATCTCCTGGGCGAGCGCTGCATGATAGGGCTCGAAGAAACGTTGCCGACGGCCGGCGATATCGGCCGGGGACGGCTCGGCGCCTGCGGTATAGAGCGCCTCGCCGTCGAAGCTCGTCGTCGGGCACAGCCCCGTCGTCGCCTGGCCGGGATAGAGCGACTGGCCCGACGGGTCCCGGTTGACGTCGATGACGGTGCGCGAGATCGCCGTATGGACGACCGTGGCGCCCAGATCATGGACGAAGTCGTAGAGCCGGTCGATCCACCAGTCCGCATCCTTGCGCGCCATCCAGGGCGAGACGAGCGGCCCCAGAAACTCGTCCGGGATCAGCGTGCCGGTATGGGGGAAGCTCACAACCAGCGGGGCGTCGCGCGAGACGACGGTCAGCCAGTCGGGTGCACGCGTGTCGGGCGTGGGGGCGATGGTCATGCTGTCCTCGATCCTCGGGTCACAGGGTGCGGGCCGGGTGGATGCCGGGCTAACTATTTTGTATATACATAACGGCAACGCCCCGCCCTGTCCAGCGAGCGTGCCGCGTCTCTCGACGCGTGGATCTTCGCCGGTGGACGCGGCCTCGTGGACTGCGTATGGATGCGGGGCGGGAAGGTCGTCGAGCACGGCCGCCACCGGGACGCGGACGCGATCGCGCGCCGGTTCCGACGCACGC
This region of Aliidongia dinghuensis genomic DNA includes:
- the hutG gene encoding N-formylglutamate deformylase — encoded protein: MTIAPTPDTRAPDWLTVVSRDAPLVVSFPHTGTLIPDEFLGPLVSPWMARKDADWWIDRLYDFVHDLGATVVHTAISRTVIDVNRDPSGQSLYPGQATTGLCPTTSFDGEALYTAGAEPSPADIAGRRQRFFEPYHAALAQEIARLRRHHPTVVVYDCHSIRSGIPRLFDGELPQFNIGTNSGASCDPALAEGTARRCAASGLSWVSNGRFKGGFITREYGRPEDGVHAIQMELACRGYMREPTGAVGPENWPSPFDPAVAAPVRATLSAILDHCLAFAQSHG